AAAACCTTGTGCTTTTTGATAAGTCTTTTTGCTTCTTGTATGTGGCCTTTTTACTTGTATTGCCTGTGGAGACCGGTGTACTAACCTTAATGACCCTGGGTTTTATTCTTGGTATATCAGTTGATATTTTTTATGATAGTCTGGGAATTCATGCAGCATCGTGCGTGTTTATAATGTTTATAAGGAACTACTGGCTCAACCTGCTTACACCGCAGGGAGGCTATGACACAGGCTCGATGCCTACAGTCCGGTTGAATGGCTGGCAATGGTTTAGTTTTTACGCTTTGCCACTAATTTTTCTCCACCACTGTGTGTTGTTTTTTATTGAGTCTGCAGGTTTTGGATTGTTTGGCTTTACACTATCCAAAGCTTTTTTTAGTACATGGTTTACTTTCGCCGTAATTCTGATTACACAATACCTGTTTTATAATAAGAGGAGAGGACTATGAACGATTCACGTAAGAATGTAATACAGTTGATAGTGATTGTCGTTGCGATAATCTTTCTGATCAAACTGTTTTCCATTCAGGTGTTGGACGATAAATATGCGCAGGCTGCTACCAGTAATATTATTCACCGTATAGTAGAGTACCCTTACAGAGGTTTGATCTATGACCGGAACGGCAAGCTTATAGTCTATAACACTCCCCAATACGATCTGACCATTACCCCCAAGGAAGTTGCCAAACTGGATACATTACAGTTTTGCGAACTTTTTAATATTACTCCCGAAGAATTCAAAAGTAAGTACGAGAAGATGTCCAAAACAAAAGGCTTCTCGTATGTTAAGCCCAATATCTTTATTAAGCAGCTCTCGAATACCGATTTGGCCCGTGTGGAAGACTACCTGGTTGATTTTCCAGGATTCGATATTCAGGCAAGAACGACCAGGGCATACGCATATCCCGTAATGGCCAACGCATTAGGGTATGTCAGCGAGATCAACCAGCGGCAGTTGGACAGAGATACACTTAATTACTACCGGCAGGGCGATTATATTGGCCAAAGCGGCATAGAAGCTTACTATGAAAAGCAACTCAGGGGCAAGAGGGGTGTGAAGTTTAAGATCAGGAATGTAAGGGGTATAGAGAAGGGCGATTTTGAAGGTGGTAAATATGATACTCTTGCCATCCCTGGAGAAAACCTGATAACTACCGTGGATATCGACCTGCAGCGATATGGAGAGAAACTGATGGAGGGCAAAGCAGGAAGTATAGTGGCCATTGAGCCTGCTACAGGAGAGATATTGTCGATTGTGTCCGGGCCATCATATGATCCTAAGCAGCTTACGGGTAAAAATTACAGTGAGAATTTCGCTTCCATCAGTGCGGATACAATGAAGCCCTTGTTTAACCGTCCTTTAATGGCGCAATACCGTCCCGGTTCGATTTTCAAAATAGTTCAGGCTATGGTGGCATTAGAGGAAGGCGTAGTAAACAGACACACCAGGATAGCCTGTAACAGGGGCATAATTGGCTGCCATGGGCCACATTCGTACGAAGATCTGGTGGGAGCCATTAAACACTCCTGTAACCCGTATTTTTATACTGTAATGAAACGCGTTGTTAATCAAGAGCTTTCGCAGGATACATATGAAGATACACGTATTGGATTAGCCAAATGGCACAAGCACATCGAAAGTTTCGGTTTGGGTGCGCCTTTGGGAATAGACTTGCCCAACGAGAAGTCAGGAATGGTACCTAGTGTTTCTTATTATGACCGTGCCTACAATAACAGGCCCTGGAAATATTCAAATATTTACTCCATCGCTATTGGAGAGGGAGAAAACCTTGTAGTGCCGCTGCAAATGGCAAATTTTGCGGCAACAGTCGCAAACAGAGGTTACTACTATATCCCGCACCTTGTAAGATCTGTTGGGGAGACAGGTCAACCCCTTCCGAAGTATGCAAAAAAGCACTATACATCAGTTTCTCCTGAGCATTTTGAAATAGCCGTTGAGGCCATGGCCAAGGTGGTAGAATCAGGGACCGGCCAATACCGGGCACAGTTACGGGATATTGTAGTATGCGGAAAAACAGGAACAGTTCAAAATGATCCGTTGCCAGATCATTCGGTTTTTATAGCCTTTGCGCCCAAAGATAATCCCAAAATAGCCGTTTCGGTGTATGTAGAAGACGCCGGGCAGGGTGCCAGGGCAGCAGCCTCAATTGCCAGCCTGATGATAGAAAAATACCTGTTGGGTGAAACCAAGCGGCCTCATATAGAGGAATACGTGAAGAAAGGAGAATTTTTATAGTGAGAAGATCGGATAGTATAGTAAGTAAGCTGGATTGGGCAACTGTTTTATTGTTCTTCCTGATCGTGATACTGGGTTGGTTGAACATATATGCGGCAGTCTATGATGAAACAGCCGTTCAGAATATTTTTAGCACTACCCTGAATAGTGGAAGGCAGTTGATGTTTATTGCTGCTTCAGTGGTGTTGATCATAGCTATTTTAGTAGTTGACTTTAAATTTTATGATACCTTCGGCTACTTCATTTTTGGAGGAGTAATGTTTTTACTCATCTTCGTTCTGGTGTTTGGCCGGGAAGTGGCAGGGTCCAAGTCGTGGTTCGAGATCGGTGCTTTCAGACTTCAGCCTTCTGAGTTTGCCAAGTTTGCTACAGCATTGGCGGTCGCTAAATTTATAGGTACGAGTGGCTTTCGAATGGATCATCTGAAAAATCAGGCCATCCTGTTTGGTATCATTGGTTTTCCTGTAGTATTGATTATGTTGCAAGGGGATACAGGTACCGCTATGGTCTATTCCATTTTTCTTTTTGTTTTTTTTAGAGAGGGTATGTCTCCCATGTTGCTTTTGTTGGGAACGGCCGCTGGTATTATCTTTATTCTGACCCTACTTGTTCCAAATCATTTGTATTTATATATAGGCATTGTATCTATTGCTTTGCTTATTATTTTCTTCGGTAAAAGAACACCGAAAAGAATAACACTTGTTGTCGCCGGAGCTTTGTTAGTGACAGGTGTTATAAAAAGTGTTGATTACGTTATTTCAGATGTATTGAAACCACATCAACAGAACAGGATCAAAGCGCTGATCAATCCAGATGCTGATCCTTTGGGATATGGCTGGAACGTAACTCAGTCAAAAATTGCTATAGGCAGTGGAGGTTTTTCAGGTAAGGGATTCCTGAGAGGTACCCAGACGAAGTTCGATTTTGTGCCAGAGCAAAGTACCGATTTTATCTTCTGTACGATTGGTGAGGAACACGGCTGGATTGGCAGCTTTATATTGATTTCGCTGTTTGTGACCTTGCTGTTGCGACTCATTTTTATAGCAGAAAGACAAAAATGGCGATTTGCCAGAGTGTATGGATATAGCGTAGTATGTATTTTATTCTTTCACTTTGCAGTAAACATTGGTATGACTATAGGTTTATTCCCGGTTATTGGTATTCCCCTGCCTATGTTTAGTTACGGAGGGTCATCACTCATTGGATTTACCATACTCATTTTTATCTTTCTGAAACTTGATGCACACAGAATGCAGGTGCTGGTAAGGTAAGGCGGCTATGAAAGCCGCTTTTCCAGAAGCTCCATAAATTCGCCTACCTCTTCGCTTTCTTTGTCCCATTCCGGGTATTCCGAAGCAAGATATAATGAGGCAGATCTTTTGTCTTCACAGTTGTCCAGATAATCAATGGCCCGGTTATAAGTCTCCTCATCACCGTAGAACAGTGTGTTGATAAACATAAACCGTTGATTTATGCTGATATGTCTTCTGATGCTTTCAATCTTCTGGTTACGGTGGCTGTCGGCGATAGTAGGTTTTTGTTCGGCAGAGTGCTTGTCATTAATAGTGGATACAGTACCTTCCGTTATTTCATTTACAGGCCTTTCCCTCGACAGGGAATTGGTAGTTTGAGCAGGAGCATTTACTTTAGAAGATTCGCCGTAGACAATAGCTTCTGAAAGAGGCAAAGTTCTGGAGAAGATTTCAATATACTCATCCGTATCCGCAGGGCTTTCCTGAATGTTTTGAAACACCTCATTAAGGAGTTTGCCGGCTTTCTCT
This region of Fulvivirga ulvae genomic DNA includes:
- the rodA gene encoding rod shape-determining protein RodA, with the translated sequence MRRSDSIVSKLDWATVLLFFLIVILGWLNIYAAVYDETAVQNIFSTTLNSGRQLMFIAASVVLIIAILVVDFKFYDTFGYFIFGGVMFLLIFVLVFGREVAGSKSWFEIGAFRLQPSEFAKFATALAVAKFIGTSGFRMDHLKNQAILFGIIGFPVVLIMLQGDTGTAMVYSIFLFVFFREGMSPMLLLLGTAAGIIFILTLLVPNHLYLYIGIVSIALLIIFFGKRTPKRITLVVAGALLVTGVIKSVDYVISDVLKPHQQNRIKALINPDADPLGYGWNVTQSKIAIGSGGFSGKGFLRGTQTKFDFVPEQSTDFIFCTIGEEHGWIGSFILISLFVTLLLRLIFIAERQKWRFARVYGYSVVCILFFHFAVNIGMTIGLFPVIGIPLPMFSYGGSSLIGFTILIFIFLKLDAHRMQVLVR
- the mrdA gene encoding penicillin-binding protein 2 — encoded protein: MNDSRKNVIQLIVIVVAIIFLIKLFSIQVLDDKYAQAATSNIIHRIVEYPYRGLIYDRNGKLIVYNTPQYDLTITPKEVAKLDTLQFCELFNITPEEFKSKYEKMSKTKGFSYVKPNIFIKQLSNTDLARVEDYLVDFPGFDIQARTTRAYAYPVMANALGYVSEINQRQLDRDTLNYYRQGDYIGQSGIEAYYEKQLRGKRGVKFKIRNVRGIEKGDFEGGKYDTLAIPGENLITTVDIDLQRYGEKLMEGKAGSIVAIEPATGEILSIVSGPSYDPKQLTGKNYSENFASISADTMKPLFNRPLMAQYRPGSIFKIVQAMVALEEGVVNRHTRIACNRGIIGCHGPHSYEDLVGAIKHSCNPYFYTVMKRVVNQELSQDTYEDTRIGLAKWHKHIESFGLGAPLGIDLPNEKSGMVPSVSYYDRAYNNRPWKYSNIYSIAIGEGENLVVPLQMANFAATVANRGYYYIPHLVRSVGETGQPLPKYAKKHYTSVSPEHFEIAVEAMAKVVESGTGQYRAQLRDIVVCGKTGTVQNDPLPDHSVFIAFAPKDNPKIAVSVYVEDAGQGARAAASIASLMIEKYLLGETKRPHIEEYVKKGEFL
- a CDS encoding Rod shape-determining protein MreD — translated: MLNRRLILQIISFFLYVLVQVLLLQNLVLFDKSFCFLYVAFLLVLPVETGVLTLMTLGFILGISVDIFYDSLGIHAASCVFIMFIRNYWLNLLTPQGGYDTGSMPTVRLNGWQWFSFYALPLIFLHHCVLFFIESAGFGLFGFTLSKAFFSTWFTFAVILITQYLFYNKRRGL